One region of Streptomyces davaonensis JCM 4913 genomic DNA includes:
- a CDS encoding class I SAM-dependent methyltransferase, with the protein MRKTAATHDTGRIPGRPGPRAVGGTGSASAPVGPDLVHTAMPGAGPAPATAAPDHDPVPTAHRGAGPTPGPGERPTVKLRDAGPEEPPRYAPEWLELREAPDGAARAHELIDPLRIRLANLPGRSSDGLVIHDLGCGTGSMGRWLAPRLDGPQHWILHDRDPYLLHFAAVASPRAAADGSRVTVETRRGDVARLTPDALAGASLVTASALLDVLTREEIETLVDACTGAGCPALLTLSVVGKVELTPSDPLDAEIAEAFNAHQRRTELLGPDALTVACEAFAARGATVRVHPSPWQLGPADSALTAQWLRGWVGAAVEQRPDLREPAERYLRERLAACEAGELRVVVHHSDLLALTRPMDGATS; encoded by the coding sequence ATGAGGAAGACGGCGGCGACACACGACACGGGACGCATTCCGGGCCGGCCGGGCCCGAGGGCGGTTGGGGGCACGGGCTCTGCGTCTGCCCCGGTCGGCCCGGACCTCGTCCACACGGCCATGCCGGGCGCGGGTCCCGCGCCTGCCACCGCCGCCCCCGACCATGACCCCGTCCCCACGGCTCACCGGGGCGCGGGCCCCACACCCGGCCCCGGTGAGCGCCCCACGGTGAAGCTGCGCGATGCCGGTCCCGAGGAGCCGCCGCGGTACGCGCCCGAGTGGCTGGAGCTGCGGGAGGCGCCGGACGGGGCCGCGCGGGCGCACGAGTTGATCGACCCGCTGCGCATCCGGCTCGCCAATCTGCCGGGGCGGTCCTCCGACGGTCTGGTCATCCACGACCTGGGCTGCGGCACCGGCTCGATGGGCCGCTGGCTCGCGCCCCGGCTGGACGGTCCCCAGCACTGGATCCTGCACGACCGGGACCCCTACCTCCTGCACTTCGCCGCCGTCGCCTCCCCGCGCGCCGCCGCCGACGGCAGCCGGGTCACCGTCGAGACGCGGCGCGGCGACGTCGCCCGGCTCACCCCGGACGCGCTGGCCGGTGCCTCACTGGTGACGGCCTCCGCGTTGCTGGACGTGCTGACCCGGGAGGAGATCGAGACCCTCGTCGACGCGTGCACCGGCGCCGGCTGTCCGGCGCTGCTGACGCTGTCCGTCGTAGGGAAGGTGGAACTCACCCCGTCCGATCCCCTGGACGCGGAGATCGCCGAGGCGTTCAACGCCCACCAGCGGCGCACCGAACTGCTCGGCCCGGACGCGCTCACGGTCGCCTGCGAGGCGTTCGCCGCGCGCGGCGCCACGGTCCGCGTCCACCCCAGCCCCTGGCAACTCGGCCCCGCCGACTCCGCCCTCACCGCGCAATGGCTGCGCGGCTGGGTCGGCGCGGCGGTCGAACAGCGCCCCGACCTCCGCGAACCGGCCGAGCGCTACCTCCGCGAACGCCTGGCGGCATGCGAGGCGGGCGAACTCCGCGTAGTGGTCCACCACAGCGACCTCCTCGCCCTCACCCGCCCGATGGACGGGGCGACGTCATGA
- a CDS encoding glycosyltransferase family 4 protein, with the protein MTDLTTERAGIDRTRLTYVPVQHAALKNAEIVPMSLRSVHFVLPGGVDDPAMPSGGNAYDRRVSLDLPGFGWQVHKHAVAGEWPRPGAAARAELGRTLAELPDDTVVLMDGLVACGVPEIVVPAAERLRIAVLVHLPLGDETGLTAEVAAELDARERAVLRAVPAVIGTSDWAVRRLVSHHGLAPDRVHVATPGADIAPLASGTDGVSRLLCVAAVTPRKGQHRLIEALAAVTDLPWSCVCVGGLGQDPEYVAGLRTLISEYGLQDRLVLAGPQAGAELDASYAAADLMVLTSYAETYGMAVTEALARGIPVLATDVGGLPEAVGRAPDGGVPGILVPPEDPAALAVELRGWFGEADVRRRLKAAARGRRAALDGWATTARSLAGVLGRLPNEPRRAA; encoded by the coding sequence GTGACCGACCTGACGACCGAGCGGGCCGGAATCGACCGGACACGGCTGACCTATGTGCCCGTGCAGCACGCCGCCCTGAAGAACGCCGAGATCGTGCCGATGTCCCTGCGCTCCGTGCACTTCGTCCTGCCCGGCGGCGTCGACGACCCGGCCATGCCCAGCGGCGGCAACGCCTATGACCGGCGGGTCAGTCTGGATCTGCCCGGCTTCGGCTGGCAGGTCCACAAGCATGCGGTGGCAGGGGAGTGGCCCCGGCCCGGCGCGGCGGCACGGGCCGAACTGGGCCGCACGCTCGCGGAGTTGCCCGACGACACGGTGGTGCTGATGGACGGGCTCGTCGCGTGCGGGGTGCCCGAGATCGTCGTACCCGCGGCGGAGCGGCTGCGGATCGCGGTGCTGGTGCATCTTCCGCTCGGCGACGAGACGGGACTGACGGCCGAGGTCGCCGCGGAACTGGACGCGCGGGAGCGGGCGGTGCTGCGGGCGGTGCCGGCCGTGATCGGGACCTCCGACTGGGCCGTGCGCAGACTCGTCTCCCACCACGGCCTCGCCCCCGACCGGGTCCATGTCGCCACCCCCGGCGCCGACATCGCGCCCCTGGCGTCCGGCACCGATGGCGTCTCGCGGCTGCTGTGCGTCGCCGCGGTGACCCCGCGCAAGGGGCAGCACCGGCTGATCGAGGCGCTGGCAGCGGTCACCGACCTGCCGTGGAGCTGCGTCTGCGTGGGCGGCCTCGGCCAGGACCCCGAGTACGTGGCCGGACTGCGGACCCTGATCAGCGAGTACGGCCTCCAGGACCGGCTGGTGCTGGCGGGACCGCAGGCGGGCGCCGAACTCGACGCCAGCTATGCCGCGGCGGACCTGATGGTGCTCACGTCCTACGCCGAGACGTACGGCATGGCGGTGACCGAGGCGCTCGCGCGCGGCATTCCGGTGCTGGCGACGGACGTCGGCGGCCTTCCCGAGGCGGTCGGCCGCGCCCCCGACGGCGGGGTGCCCGGGATCCTCGTCCCGCCGGAGGACCCGGCCGCGCTCGCCGTGGAGCTGCGCGGCTGGTTCGGGGAGGCGGATGTACGACGCCGGTTGAAGGCGGCCGCGCGGGGGCGGCGGGCCGCCCTCGACGGCTGGGCGACCACGGCTCGCAGCCTGGCCGGAGTTCTGGGCCGACTGCCGAACGAACCCAGGAGGGCGGCATGA
- a CDS encoding 6-pyruvoyl trahydropterin synthase family protein, translating to MFSITVRDHIMIAHSFRGEVFGPAQRLHGATFLVDATFRREQLDEDNIVVDIGLATQELGAVVAELNYRNLDNEPDFAGINTSTEFLAKVIADRLAERVHKGGLGEGARGLAQISVTLHESHVAWASYERAL from the coding sequence TTGTTCAGCATCACCGTCCGCGATCACATCATGATCGCCCACAGCTTCCGCGGCGAGGTCTTCGGGCCCGCGCAGCGACTGCACGGAGCGACGTTCCTCGTGGACGCCACCTTCCGGCGCGAGCAGCTGGACGAGGACAACATCGTCGTCGACATCGGCCTGGCCACGCAGGAACTGGGCGCCGTCGTAGCCGAGTTGAACTACCGCAACCTCGACAACGAACCGGATTTCGCCGGGATCAACACCTCCACCGAGTTCCTGGCCAAGGTCATCGCCGACCGGCTCGCCGAGCGGGTGCACAAGGGGGGGCTGGGCGAAGGCGCCCGAGGGCTCGCCCAGATCTCCGTCACGCTGCACGAATCGCATGTCGCGTGGGCGAGTTACGAGCGTGCCCTGTGA
- a CDS encoding zinc-dependent alcohol dehydrogenase, whose translation MNPPARAFWLSSPGEGEVREVSLPVPAEGEVLVRALYSGVSRGTETLVFRGGVPESQHAAMRAPFQEGDFPAPVKYGYLSVGVVEEGPADLVGDTVFCLYPHQTRYVVPSTAVTRVPANVPAERAVLAGTVETAVNALWDAAPLVGDRIAVVGGGMVGCSVAALLARFPGVRVQLVDADPARAKTAEALGVDFALPQDARGDCDLVVHASATQQGLTRSLELLRAEGTVVELSWYGDRQVSVPLGEAFHSRRLTIRSSQVGTVSPRRASRSYADRLALALELLADPALDALVTGECAFEELPEVLPRLASGEIPALCHRVRYGTSA comes from the coding sequence ATGAACCCACCCGCACGGGCGTTCTGGCTCAGCAGTCCGGGTGAAGGAGAGGTCAGAGAGGTTTCGCTGCCGGTCCCCGCCGAGGGCGAGGTGCTGGTCCGCGCCCTGTACTCGGGTGTCAGCCGCGGCACCGAGACCCTCGTCTTCCGCGGCGGCGTCCCCGAGAGCCAGCACGCGGCGATGCGGGCGCCCTTCCAGGAGGGCGACTTCCCGGCACCTGTGAAGTACGGCTACTTGAGCGTCGGAGTCGTCGAGGAGGGCCCCGCCGACCTCGTCGGTGACACCGTCTTCTGCCTCTACCCGCACCAGACGCGCTACGTCGTCCCGAGTACCGCGGTCACCCGGGTACCCGCGAACGTGCCCGCAGAACGGGCCGTCCTCGCCGGCACCGTCGAGACCGCCGTCAACGCCCTCTGGGACGCGGCGCCCCTGGTCGGCGACCGGATCGCGGTGGTCGGCGGCGGCATGGTCGGCTGCTCGGTGGCCGCGCTGCTGGCCCGCTTCCCGGGCGTACGGGTGCAGTTGGTCGACGCCGATCCGGCGCGCGCCAAGACCGCGGAGGCGCTCGGCGTCGACTTCGCGCTGCCGCAGGACGCGCGGGGCGACTGCGACCTCGTCGTGCACGCCAGCGCGACCCAGCAGGGCCTCACCCGCTCCCTCGAACTGCTGCGCGCCGAAGGCACGGTCGTCGAACTGAGCTGGTACGGCGACCGGCAGGTGAGCGTCCCGCTCGGCGAGGCCTTCCACTCGCGGCGGCTCACAATCCGTAGCAGCCAGGTCGGCACCGTCTCCCCGCGCCGCGCCTCCCGCAGTTACGCCGACCGGCTGGCCCTCGCCCTGGAGCTGCTCGCGGACCCGGCGCTCGACGCCCTGGTCACCGGGGAATGCGCGTTCGAGGAGTTGCCTGAGGTGCTGCCGAGGCTGGCCTCGGGTGAGATTCCGGCCCTCTGTCATCGCGTGCGGTACGGGACGAGCGCCTGA
- a CDS encoding CDP-alcohol phosphatidyltransferase family protein, with the protein MALNNTYDARLVQQETALGAGVQILVLALLGTAIGMGPAGWLTGLAFAVATWAVLSRALHRSRLRSFGPANRVTLGRSILVGGVTALVADSFQSPPPLTLLVGLTAVALILDGVDGKVARRTGTSTALGARFDMEVDAFLILVLSVYVSMAHGPWVLLIGGMRYGFVAAARVWPWLNAPLPPSTARKTVAALQGVFLLLAASGLLPHLAEFGVVATALAALVWSFGRDVLWLWRTSRVQEVVETEELVAV; encoded by the coding sequence GTGGCCCTGAACAACACTTACGACGCGAGGCTGGTCCAGCAGGAGACCGCCCTCGGAGCGGGCGTCCAGATCCTGGTGCTGGCGCTGCTCGGCACGGCGATCGGCATGGGTCCCGCGGGCTGGCTCACCGGACTGGCCTTCGCCGTCGCCACCTGGGCGGTGCTCTCCCGCGCCCTGCACCGCTCACGGCTGCGCTCCTTCGGCCCCGCCAACCGGGTCACCCTGGGCCGTTCCATCCTGGTCGGCGGAGTCACCGCGCTGGTCGCGGACTCCTTCCAGAGCCCGCCCCCGCTGACGCTGCTGGTCGGTCTGACGGCCGTGGCCCTGATCCTCGACGGCGTCGACGGCAAGGTCGCCCGCCGCACCGGCACCTCGACCGCGCTCGGCGCCCGCTTCGACATGGAGGTCGACGCGTTCCTGATCCTGGTGCTCAGCGTCTACGTCTCGATGGCGCACGGCCCGTGGGTCCTGCTGATCGGCGGCATGCGCTACGGCTTCGTCGCCGCGGCCCGCGTCTGGCCGTGGCTGAACGCACCGCTCCCGCCGAGCACGGCCCGCAAGACCGTGGCCGCGCTCCAGGGCGTGTTCCTGCTGCTGGCGGCGTCGGGTCTGCTGCCGCACCTGGCGGAGTTCGGGGTCGTCGCGACGGCACTGGCCGCGCTGGTGTGGTCGTTCGGACGGGATGTGCTGTGGCTGTGGCGGACGTCTCGGGTTCAGGAGGTCGTGGAGACGGAGGAATTGGTGGCCGTCTGA
- a CDS encoding MDR family MFS transporter: MTTTPARARLTPLLRLLLLTQLAFNIGFFAVLPFLSTHLGQGIGMAGWLVGLVLGLRTFSQQGLFVVGGALADRYGIRPVVLAGCALRITGFAWLAFAERTWAVIGAVLLIGFAAALFSPAVESEVARQAVVHEREGGSRTRVLALLTVAGQAGAFVGPLLGALLLSVDFRAVCLGGAGIFVLVLAGHAWLLPQRIPGRPRVHVRGGIGPLLRNRRFLALCCAYGAYLLAYNQLYLALPAEVERVAGSQAPLAWLFALSSLLVVTTQLPVTRWLGERLTPRRSMGAGLLLISGGFAVVAAVRTAGLLPSAGFVVLLTLGQMLVAPAARAWVPDLADEGRLGLYTGALSSVSGLIVLLGSSASGALLNSGLPGAVPWLALAAVPLAALMLLPCQKEKWA, translated from the coding sequence ATGACAACCACACCCGCACGGGCCCGCCTCACCCCGCTTCTCCGCCTGCTCCTCCTCACCCAACTCGCCTTCAACATCGGCTTCTTCGCCGTCCTGCCCTTCCTCTCCACGCACCTCGGACAGGGCATCGGCATGGCGGGCTGGCTGGTCGGGTTGGTGCTCGGACTGCGGACCTTCAGCCAACAGGGGCTGTTCGTGGTGGGCGGTGCGCTCGCCGACCGGTACGGCATCCGGCCCGTCGTGCTCGCGGGGTGCGCGCTGCGGATCACCGGGTTCGCCTGGCTGGCGTTCGCCGAGCGGACGTGGGCCGTCATCGGCGCCGTACTCCTCATCGGGTTCGCCGCCGCGCTGTTCTCGCCCGCCGTGGAGTCCGAGGTCGCCCGGCAGGCCGTCGTCCATGAGCGGGAGGGCGGTTCACGGACCCGGGTGCTCGCGCTGCTCACGGTGGCCGGGCAGGCCGGGGCGTTCGTCGGGCCGTTGCTCGGCGCGCTGCTGCTCTCGGTCGACTTCCGCGCGGTGTGCCTGGGCGGCGCCGGGATCTTCGTCCTCGTCCTCGCCGGACACGCCTGGCTGCTGCCGCAGCGCATCCCCGGGCGGCCGCGCGTCCACGTCCGGGGCGGCATCGGACCGTTGCTGCGCAACCGGCGCTTCCTCGCACTGTGCTGCGCGTACGGCGCCTATCTGCTCGCCTACAACCAGCTCTACCTGGCGCTGCCCGCCGAGGTGGAGCGGGTGGCGGGTTCACAGGCGCCGCTGGCCTGGCTGTTCGCGCTGTCCTCGCTGCTGGTGGTGACCACCCAACTGCCCGTCACCCGTTGGCTGGGAGAGCGGCTCACTCCGCGCCGGTCCATGGGCGCCGGGCTGCTGCTCATCTCGGGCGGGTTCGCGGTGGTGGCCGCGGTGCGCACCGCGGGACTGCTGCCCTCGGCCGGATTCGTCGTCCTGCTCACGCTCGGCCAGATGCTGGTGGCACCGGCCGCGCGGGCCTGGGTACCGGACCTCGCCGACGAGGGGCGGCTCGGCCTCTACACCGGGGCGCTGTCCTCCGTGTCCGGGCTGATCGTGCTGCTCGGCAGTTCGGCGAGCGGCGCGCTGCTGAACAGCGGGCTCCCGGGAGCCGTACCGTGGCTGGCCCTGGCCGCCGTACCGCTGGCGGCGCTGATGCTGCTGCCGTGTCAGAAGGAGAAGTGGGCCTGA
- a CDS encoding ABC transporter permease subunit, translated as MRQRTASILWRAGIAVALITAIGLLPWVSHTDPARTVLKARSADRDPTPEMLRDIRVQLGLDAGPFHLLGDWLGGLWRGDFGTSWLSGGQVGPAVLQALGVSLLLMGVALVVAAVTAALICARTLWLGGRRRTAGGTGSAVLAAVPEFLTATVLATVVGVQLGWLPALGWYGPRWTVLPALALGLPAGAVLGRLLDDLLPGAFAEPWARSAAARGLPRRTIARQALRRSLPGLLPNTGLFVVGLTGGAVAVEQIFDIPGLGRTTLQAALAQDLPVLQAGTLLLVLLATAATGLAHLGTRLLTGPALRDGALPTPHRTTTPARSLQPLLHAGLLLGVIALGLPRDPLALDTRARLQPPTRSHPFGTDALGRDLLARVAHGALDTLLLALALGAVALITGVLLGLVPRLSGPLVDTVTALPPVLVALLVTAVAGSGAATPALAVAAVAWAPLAAHTSALLRQERAALHLTATRALGAGPGYLLRHELLPAILPPVTRHALLRLPGIALSLASLAFLGLGAQPPSPEWGLLLAENQPYAERAPWAVLAPAALLALLGALAVTAAGGVRLPGRRTREPAAS; from the coding sequence GTGCGGCAGCGCACGGCCTCGATTCTGTGGCGGGCCGGTATCGCGGTGGCCCTCATCACCGCCATCGGCCTGCTTCCCTGGGTCTCGCACACCGACCCCGCCCGCACCGTGCTCAAGGCCCGCTCCGCGGACCGCGATCCCACGCCGGAGATGCTCAGGGACATCAGGGTCCAACTCGGTCTCGACGCAGGCCCGTTCCACCTGCTCGGGGACTGGCTGGGCGGGCTGTGGCGCGGTGACTTCGGTACTTCTTGGCTCAGCGGTGGGCAGGTCGGGCCCGCGGTGCTCCAAGCCCTCGGTGTCTCCCTGCTGTTGATGGGCGTCGCCCTGGTCGTCGCCGCCGTCACCGCCGCGCTGATCTGTGCCCGCACCCTGTGGCTGGGCGGCCGGCGCCGGACCGCCGGGGGCACCGGCTCCGCCGTCCTCGCCGCGGTGCCCGAGTTCCTCACCGCCACCGTGCTCGCCACCGTCGTCGGCGTCCAACTCGGCTGGCTCCCCGCCCTCGGCTGGTACGGACCCCGGTGGACCGTCCTGCCCGCCCTCGCCCTCGGCCTGCCCGCGGGCGCGGTCCTCGGGCGGCTCCTGGACGACCTGCTGCCCGGCGCCTTCGCCGAACCCTGGGCACGGTCCGCGGCCGCACGCGGACTGCCCCGCCGTACGATCGCCCGCCAGGCGCTGCGCCGCAGCCTGCCCGGACTGCTGCCCAACACCGGCCTGTTCGTGGTCGGGTTGACCGGAGGAGCGGTCGCGGTCGAGCAGATCTTCGACATCCCCGGCCTCGGCCGTACGACCCTCCAGGCAGCCCTCGCCCAGGACCTCCCCGTCCTCCAGGCCGGCACCCTCCTTCTCGTCCTGCTCGCCACGGCGGCCACCGGACTCGCCCACCTAGGCACCCGCCTGCTCACCGGCCCCGCCCTCCGCGACGGCGCCCTGCCCACCCCACACCGCACCACCACCCCCGCCCGAAGCCTCCAACCACTCCTCCACGCCGGACTCCTGCTCGGCGTCATCGCCCTCGGCCTGCCTCGCGACCCCCTCGCCCTCGACACCCGCGCCAGGCTCCAACCACCCACCCGCTCCCACCCGTTCGGCACCGACGCGCTCGGCCGCGACCTGCTCGCCCGGGTCGCCCACGGCGCCCTCGACACCCTGCTCCTCGCCCTCGCACTCGGTGCGGTCGCGCTGATCACCGGCGTGCTGCTCGGACTTGTGCCCCGGCTCTCGGGGCCGCTCGTGGACACCGTCACCGCGCTTCCGCCGGTCCTCGTCGCCCTGCTCGTCACGGCGGTGGCCGGCAGCGGTGCCGCCACCCCGGCGCTCGCCGTCGCGGCCGTGGCCTGGGCGCCGCTCGCCGCGCACACCTCCGCGCTGCTGCGCCAGGAACGCGCCGCGCTCCATCTGACCGCCACCCGCGCGCTGGGCGCGGGACCCGGCTACCTGCTGCGGCACGAACTCCTGCCCGCGATCCTGCCGCCCGTCACCCGCCACGCCCTGCTGCGCCTGCCCGGCATCGCCCTGTCCCTGGCCTCGCTCGCCTTCCTCGGCCTCGGCGCCCAGCCGCCGTCCCCCGAATGGGGCCTCCTGCTCGCCGAGAACCAGCCCTACGCCGAACGCGCCCCCTGGGCCGTCCTCGCCCCCGCCGCCCTCCTCGCCCTGCTCGGCGCCCTGGCGGTGACGGCGGCGGGAGGGGTACGGCTGCCCGGGCGACGCACCCGTGAGCCGGCCGCCTCATGA
- a CDS encoding ABC transporter substrate-binding protein, whose amino-acid sequence MRRVRLSVAVLLLSSLLAGCFAASGDASDDASEGSRLRVALAFPPAENLSPYGADATILSRLGVTEGLTSLDANGAAAPALAASWRREGERSWVFRLREATFQDGSAVTPSAVAASLTRATEARPTPAALAGVGLTAKAAGESDVRITTEDPDPVLPLRLSSPSLAVLSAKAYDAEARVDLVGTATGPFELTKVMGSTAVTLDRYDDYWGGRAQAPGIDVKFIPDGTARTSALRTGQVDVAEAVPVAQAASLDKGVRKATETTRTTSLLLNSESGPFKDAGLRAAVRQAVDTSVLAEDVYEGYADAGTGIYGPAVTWAEGKRTRPAGRAAADDPDGTRITLATYDNRPELPEVAQVLEQQLEQAGFDVTLQVREYSRLESDALDGEFDAFVLARNTLVDTGDPVSVLASDYTCDGGYNLAQLCDRDVDRAVAQAEDADDTAARQDAAMAAEARILGTDAVLPLVHQRIITGVAAPVRGALLDPYERTLVGTGTRR is encoded by the coding sequence GTGCGCCGAGTTCGTCTTTCTGTTGCTGTGCTGCTGCTCAGTTCCTTGCTCGCCGGGTGTTTCGCCGCCTCCGGTGACGCGTCCGACGACGCGTCCGAGGGCTCCCGGCTTCGGGTCGCGCTCGCGTTCCCGCCCGCCGAGAACCTGTCGCCCTACGGGGCCGACGCCACCATCCTCAGCCGGCTCGGCGTCACCGAAGGACTGACCTCGCTCGACGCCAACGGGGCCGCCGCCCCGGCACTCGCCGCGTCCTGGCGGCGGGAGGGGGAGCGCAGTTGGGTGTTCAGGCTGCGGGAGGCCACCTTTCAGGACGGCTCCGCCGTCACCCCCTCCGCCGTCGCCGCCTCACTGACGCGCGCCACCGAGGCCAGGCCAACACCCGCCGCCCTGGCCGGAGTCGGGCTCACCGCGAAGGCCGCGGGGGAGAGCGACGTACGGATCACCACCGAGGATCCCGATCCCGTACTGCCGCTGCGGCTGTCCAGCCCCTCGCTGGCCGTGCTCTCCGCCAAGGCCTACGACGCCGAGGCCCGCGTCGATCTCGTCGGCACCGCCACCGGGCCGTTCGAGCTGACCAAGGTCATGGGCAGCACCGCGGTCACCCTCGACCGGTACGACGACTACTGGGGCGGCCGGGCCCAAGCTCCCGGCATCGATGTGAAGTTCATCCCCGACGGCACCGCCCGGACGAGCGCACTGCGCACCGGACAGGTCGACGTCGCCGAGGCCGTACCCGTCGCCCAGGCCGCCTCCCTCGACAAGGGTGTCCGGAAGGCCACCGAGACCACCCGGACCACCAGCCTGCTGCTCAACTCCGAGTCCGGGCCGTTCAAGGACGCCGGGTTGCGGGCCGCCGTACGGCAGGCAGTCGACACCTCCGTGCTCGCCGAGGACGTGTACGAGGGGTACGCCGACGCCGGCACCGGGATCTACGGGCCCGCCGTCACCTGGGCCGAGGGCAAGCGCACCCGACCCGCCGGGCGGGCCGCGGCCGACGACCCGGACGGTACGCGGATCACCCTCGCCACCTACGACAACCGGCCCGAGCTTCCCGAGGTCGCCCAGGTGCTCGAACAGCAGCTGGAGCAGGCCGGGTTCGACGTCACCCTTCAGGTGCGCGAGTACTCACGCCTGGAGAGCGACGCGCTCGACGGTGAGTTCGACGCCTTCGTGCTGGCCCGCAACACCCTTGTCGACACCGGCGATCCCGTCTCCGTGCTGGCCAGTGACTACACCTGTGACGGCGGCTACAACCTCGCCCAGCTCTGCGACCGGGACGTCGACCGGGCCGTCGCGCAGGCCGAGGACGCCGACGACACCGCCGCACGGCAGGACGCGGCGATGGCCGCCGAGGCCCGGATCCTCGGCACCGACGCCGTGCTCCCGCTGGTCCACCAGCGGATCATCACCGGCGTTGCCGCCCCGGTGCGCGGCGCCCTCCTCGACCCGTACGAGCGCACCCTCGTCGGCACCGGCACCCGGCGCTGA
- a CDS encoding GNAT family N-acetyltransferase, translating to MHEYDIRVAGPEDAGGVRAVTLDTVYRDFGSGYVPRWHEDIVDPVGAYLAPVRHALLVAVESGSGDVVATGALDARGPLAPPNPAHVAERYPSGATAQLRRIYVRPEHRRRGLARRLVRELVGFAVADGGYRAVYLHTDPAVEGAEAFWRSLGKVVHDEREDPGGGQGIVHFEIPMGR from the coding sequence GTGCATGAGTACGACATCAGGGTGGCAGGCCCGGAGGACGCCGGGGGTGTTCGGGCGGTGACGCTCGATACCGTCTACCGGGACTTCGGCAGTGGGTATGTGCCGCGGTGGCATGAGGACATCGTGGATCCGGTGGGCGCGTATCTGGCGCCGGTGCGGCATGCCCTGCTGGTTGCCGTGGAGTCGGGGAGCGGTGACGTTGTCGCCACCGGGGCGCTGGACGCGAGGGGGCCTCTCGCGCCGCCCAATCCGGCGCACGTCGCCGAGCGGTATCCCTCCGGTGCGACCGCTCAGTTGCGGCGGATCTATGTGCGGCCCGAGCACCGGCGGCGCGGCCTTGCGCGGCGGCTGGTGCGGGAGTTGGTGGGGTTCGCCGTGGCGGACGGGGGTTATCGGGCCGTCTATCTGCATACCGATCCCGCTGTCGAGGGGGCCGAGGCGTTCTGGCGGTCCCTGGGGAAGGTCGTGCACGACGAGCGGGAGGACCCCGGCGGCGGGCAGGGAATTGTTCATTTCGAGATACCGATGGGGCGGTAG
- a CDS encoding SigE family RNA polymerase sigma factor, whose translation MQRARDGEFDAFVTARWSGLLHLARLLTGGDRHRAEDLVQESLVKLWSVWAKVGEEAPEAYVRQVMARAAAKSARRRWWGERPVEQVPELAVPGDLSAAVAERSRLESALAQLTPRQRAAVVLRYYQDLPDRQVAEVLGCPVGTARSHASRGVARLRQLLSDVIEPVG comes from the coding sequence ATGCAGCGGGCTCGGGACGGTGAGTTCGACGCCTTTGTGACGGCCCGGTGGTCCGGGCTGCTCCATCTCGCCCGCCTGCTCACCGGAGGGGACCGGCACCGGGCCGAGGATCTGGTGCAGGAGTCCCTGGTCAAGCTGTGGTCCGTGTGGGCGAAGGTCGGCGAGGAGGCGCCCGAGGCCTACGTCCGTCAGGTCATGGCACGCGCCGCCGCGAAGTCGGCACGGCGCCGGTGGTGGGGTGAGCGCCCGGTCGAGCAGGTGCCCGAACTGGCCGTACCGGGCGATCTGTCCGCCGCGGTCGCCGAGCGCTCACGGCTGGAGAGCGCGCTCGCGCAGCTGACACCCAGGCAGCGCGCGGCCGTCGTACTCCGCTACTACCAGGACCTGCCCGACCGGCAGGTCGCCGAAGTGCTGGGCTGCCCGGTGGGCACCGCCCGCTCGCACGCCTCACGCGGGGTCGCCCGCCTGCGGCAGTTGTTGTCCGACGTCATCGAGCCGGTGGGGTGA